A window of the Henckelia pumila isolate YLH828 chromosome 3, ASM3356847v2, whole genome shotgun sequence genome harbors these coding sequences:
- the LOC140889900 gene encoding uncharacterized protein: protein MGVTAALNLTTLNCNGFKDVFYGKYFTVSTRTRLAKEFLEIRQGNMSIAEYVKKFERGRYFVPMIFGDPAEELKHFIEGLNAFIRKDVRLSGAKNYKDAVDQAMLSEKDRNDIIKESQAKRSSYQSRDQQGSSSRKRSYQAPPQHRPYQQQQPRPQGQKQLALPAPKLASAPTACQKCGKLHSGQCMVGTGVCFLCKKPGHYRKDCPQSKEPVRGRVFAMAHDQVDPNTTIVTGMINVSSNPAHVLIDSGATHSFISVEFVNKSGLVPDKSTSGFSISLPSGEELSSDLIIRGCSVQMQSHELLADHIILNMSDFDVIFEMDWLSRYEATIDCKRRTVFLKTKDGEPFLFHATPKHNSSLLISVGKAWQLLSKGCAGFLASVTCNQELPRPKLEDVEVVRDFPKLFPDDIAGLPPAREEKLMTTPVLAMPEGTGRFVIYTDASKSGLGVVLMQDGKIRIAQASDQQLLTWKLKDEAKGGALYTVKDGIVHQKGRMWVPAVDSLREYVMTEAHTVKVEYQRPAGLLKSLPIPTWKWEYVTMNFVIGLSITPRRMNSIWVIVDMLTKAAHSLPVRNNFSMNQYAELYIREVVRLHGVPARIVSDKDPRFTLNFWKSLHHGLGKKLAFSTAFHPQADGQSERVIQILEDLLRACMINFGGNWESKLPLVEFTYKNSYQATIGMAPYETLYGRKCRTPLHWDKVGERAVLGPKIVQQTIDMIAKVKDRILTAQSRQKSYADKRRRDLEFQVGDHVFLKVSPWKGVLRFGKKGKLSPRYIGSFEILDKVGTRAYRVALPPNLEGVHDVFHVSMLKKYISNPSHVIHHEPVHWTPDLSYEEVEFDSGLAGLG, encoded by the exons ATGGGTGTTACAGCAGCGTTGAACCTAACCACCCTTAATTGCAATGGATTCAAGGATGTGTTCTACGGCAAATATTTCACAGTGAGCACCCGAACCCGGTTGGCCAAAGAGTTTTTGGAGATCCGTCAAGGAAACATGTCGATTGCGGAGTATGTGAAGAAGTTTGAAAGGGGAAGATACTTTGTACCGATGATTTTTGGTGATCCTGCTGAAGAGTTGAAACACTTTATAGAAGGATTGAATGCCTTCATCAGAAAGGATGTTAGACTAAGTGGAGCGAAAAATTACAAAGATGCGGTGGATCAGGCCATGTTGTCTGAAAAGGACAGAAACGACATTATCAAAGAGTCACAGGCAAAGAGATCTAGTTATCAGAGTCGGGACCAGCAAGGAAGTTCTAGCAGAAAGAGATCGTATCAAGCCCCACCCCAACACCGACCGTACCAACAACAGCAGCCTCGACCTCAGGGGCAGAAACAATTGGCTCTACCAGCACCAAAACTGGCAAGTGCACCAACAGCTTGTCAAAAATGTGGAAAACTTCACTCAGGTCAATGCATGGTAGGGACTGGAGTATGTTTCCTTTGCAAAAAGCCAGGGCACTATCGGAAAGATTGCCCTCAATCCAAAGAACCGGTAAGAGGACGAGTTTTTGCAATGGCACATGATCAAGTGGATCCGAATACAACTATAGTTACAGGTATGATTAATGTTTCAAGTAATCCCGCTCATGTCTTAATTGATTCTGGAGCTACacattcattcatatctgttgaatttgttaataaaTCGGGTTTAGTACCGGATAAGTCAACATCAGGATTTAGTATATCCTTGCCTTCAGGGGAAGAATTGAGTAGTGATTTGATTATCAGAGGATGCAGTGTACAAATGCAGAGTCATGAGTTACTTGCTGATCATATTATCCTGAATATGTCTGACTTTGACGTGATATTTGAGATGGATTGGTTGTCTCGATACGAGGCTACTATAGACTGTAAACGGAGAACGGTTTTCTTGAAAACTAAGGATGGAGAACCGTTTCTATTCCATGCCACACCGAAACATAATTCATCTCTTTTAATTTCAGTGGGTAAGGCATGGCAACTGTTGAGTAAAGGATGTGCAGGTTTCCTTGCAAGTGTCACTTGCAACCAAGAATTACCTCGACCAAAACTTGAAGACGTCGAAGTAGTGAGAGATTTTCCAAAATTATTCCCTGACGATATTgcaggattacctccagctaGGGAG GAAAAGTTGATGACAACACCAGTACTAGCCATGCCAGAAGGCACAGGTCGATTTGTAATTTATACAGATGCTTCCAAGAGTGGATTAGGGGTTGTCTTGATGCAAGATGGAAAG ATTCGAATAGCTCAGGCTTCAGACCAACAATTATTAACTTGGAAACTTAAAGATGAAGCCAAAGGGGGTGCATTGTATACAGTGAAGGATGGGATCGTGCATCAAAAAGGGCGAATGTGGGTACCAGCAGTAGATTCACTGAGGGAATATGTGATGACTGAGGCTCACACT gtgaaagttgAATATCAAAGGCCAGCAGGACTTCTAAAATCATTACCCATTCCCACTTGGAAATGGGAATATGTCACCATGAACTTTGTGATTGGACTGTCAATTACACCACgaagaatgaattcaatatggGTGATAGTTGACATGTTGACAAAGGCAGCTCACTCCTTACCAGTCAGAAACAACTTCTCAATGAATCAATATGCAGAGTTGTATATTCGAGAGGTagttagattgcatggagttccagcaAGGATAGTCTCAGATAAGGATCCCAGGTTCACTTTGAACTTTTGGAAGAGTTTACATCATGGATTGGGAAAAAAGCTAGCCTTtagtacagcttttcatccgCAGGCAGATGGACAATCTGAGCGAGTAATTCAGATATTGGAGGATTTACTCAGGGCTTGTATGATTAACTTTGGAGGAAATTGGGAATCGAAGTTGCCCTTAGTGGAGTTCACATATAAAAATAGTTATCAAGCtactattggaatggctccttatGAGACTTTGTATGGGAGAAAGTGTAGGACTCCATTGCATTGGGATAAAGTGGGAGAAAGAGCTGTATTAGGGCCAAAAATAGTGCAACAGACAATCGACATGATAGCAAAAGTCAAGGATAGAATATTGACAGCACAGAGTCGACAGAAAAGCTACGCCGATAAGAGGcgtagagacttggagttccaggtaggtgatcatgtgttcttGAAAGTGTCACCTTGGAAAGGAGTTTTGcgatttgggaagaaaggaaagTTGAGCCCAAGATATATAGGATCTTTCGAGATCCTAGACAAGGTTGGAACAAGAGCTTATCGAGTAGCATTGCCTCCAAATCTAGAAGGAGTACACGACGTCTTCCATGTCTCGATGTTAAAGAAGTATATCTCAAATCCTTCCCATGTCATTCATCATGAGCCAGTTCACTGGACGCCAGACTTGTCATATGAAGAG GTAGAGTTCGATTCTGGACTCGCGGGACTAGGCTAA